In Poecilia reticulata strain Guanapo linkage group LG1, Guppy_female_1.0+MT, whole genome shotgun sequence, one genomic interval encodes:
- the LOC103467636 gene encoding myosin-9-like isoform X1, with product MTDADKFLYGDRSGINDPLAQADWASKKLVWVPSEKQGYEAGSLKEEKGDECVVELSDSGKKVKVNKDDIQKMNPPKFSKVEDMAELTCLNEASVLHNLKERYYSGLIYTYSGLFCVVINPYKNLPIYSEEIVNMYKGKKRHEMPPHIYAITDTAYRSMMQDREDQSILCTGESGAGKTENTKKVIQYLAHVASSSKFKKDQGGAVLSHGELEKQLLQANPILEAFGNAKTVKNDNSSRFGKFIRINFDVNGYIVGANIETYLLEKSRAIRQAKEERTFHIFYYMLTGAGDKMRSDLCLEDYSKYRFLSNGKVTVPGQTDKEMLAETMEAFNIMSIPEEEINGMLKVISAVLQLGNMVFKKERNSDQASMPDDTAAQKVCHLLGINVTDFTRAILSPRIKVGRDYVQKAQTQEQAEFAVEALAKASYERMFRWLVIRINKALDKTKRQGASFIGILDIAGFEIFELNSFEQLCINYTNEKLQQLFNHTMFILEQEEYQREGIEWSFIDFGLDLQPCIDLIEKPNGPPGVLALLDEECWFPKATDKSFVEKLAQEQGSNPKFVKPKKLKDDADFCIIHYAGKVDYKANEWLMKNMDPLNECVATLLNQSTDKFIGDLWRDVDRIVGLDKVAGMSDSGPFKTRKGMFRTVGQLYKEQLGNLMTTLRNTNPNFVRCIIPNHEKKAGKLDSHLVLDQLSCNGVLEGIRICRQGFPNRIVFQEFRQRYEILTPNAIPKGFMDGKQACVLMIKALELDPNLYRIGQSKVFFRAGVLAHLEEERDMKITDVIMSFQAWCRGYVARKAFAKRQQQLTAMKVIQRNCAAYLKLRNWQWWRLFTKVKPLLQVSRQEEEMLAKEEELLKVKEKQIQVEEQLKEFEAKQQQLSAEKQALQEQLQAETELCAEAEEMRARLATRKQELEEILHDMESRLEEEEERVVQMQTEKKKMQQNITELEQQLDEEEAARQKLQMEKVTTDAKLKKMEEDVILLDDQNSKLNKEKKQLEERISEFTINLAEEEEKSKSLQKLKNKHETMITDLEDRLRKEEKMRQDLEKNRRKLEGDSTELHDQIADLQAQIAELRAQLAKKEEELLAALARIEEEAAAKNTAQKKIRELEAQISELQEDLELERQARSKAEKQRRDLGEELEALKTELEDTLDTTAAHVELRAKRESEVAQLKKTLEDEAKTHEQQMADMRQKHNQAFEELNEQLEQAKRNKMSMEKAKQALESEWNELQIELKNLTQSKGDSEHRRKKAEAQVQELQIKFGESQRQRQELADKMTKMQTELDSVNGHLSAAEGKNIKSSKDLSTVESQLKDTQELLQEETRQKLSLTSRLKQMEDEQNNLREMLEEEEESKKNVERQVASLQTQLAEMKKKVEHEAVSLEGAEEGRKKLQREMDNIVQQLEEKTSTYDKLDKTKTRLQQELDDLLVDQDHLRQIVSNLEKKQKKFDQMLAEEKAISTRYAEERDKAEAEAREKETRALNLARELETMMGLKDELDRANKLLKAEMEDLVSSKDDVGKNVHELEKSKRAMEQQLEEMKLQLEELEDELQLTEDAKLRLEVNMQAMKAQFERDLQGRDEQGEERRKQLAKQVREMEVELEDERRQRTQALSAKKKLELDLADLEAQIDQANKGRDDALKQLKKLQAQVKDLLRELEELRLARDEAVNQTKETERKLKAMEADALRFQEELGTADRLKKQLQTERDELQDEVNSSNTKNSLLTDEKRRLETRIAQLEEELEEEHLNTEMVNDRVKRMTMQTDQLTTELTSERSNSQQLEGARSQLDRQNKELKQKLQELEVTIKSKYKSSITSLEARIAQLEEQLDVESKERQQASRLVRRTEKKLKEVMLQVDDERRNTDQFKDQVDKTNSRMRQLKRQLEETEEELTKANVYRRKLQRDLEDATESADLMNREVSTLKSKLRRGDLPFNMRVGLTRTTHDTDDDVEASADVTEPAAE from the exons ATGACGGACGCAGACAAGTTCCTGTACGGGGACCGGAGCGGCATCAACGACCCGCTGGCCCAGGCCGACTGGGCCTCCAAGAAGCTGGTGTGGGTCCCCAGCGAGAAGCAGGGATATGAGGCCGGGTCGCTGAAGGAGGAGAAGGGCGACGAGTGCGTGGTGGAGCTGTCCGACTCCGGCAAGAAG GTGAAAGTGAACAAGGACGACATCCAGAAAATGAATCCGCCCAAGTTCAGCAAGGTGGAGGACATGGCGGAGCTCACCTGCCTGAACGAGGCCTCCGTCCTGCACAACCTCAAGGAGAGATACTACTCCGGACTCATCTAC ACATACTCGGGTCTCTTCTGTGTGGTGATCAACCCGTACAAGAACCTGCCCATCTACAGCGAGGAGATCGTCAACATGTACAAGGGCAAGAAGAGGCACGAGATGCCGCCGCACATCTACGCCATCACCGACACGGCCTACCGGAGCATGATGCAGG ATCGAGAGGATCAGTCCATCCTTTGCAC tggCGAGTCGGGAGCTGGGAAAACGGAGAATACAAAGAAGGTCATTCAGTATCTTGCTCATGTCGCTTCATCCTCAAAGTTCAAGAAGGACCAG GGCGGTGCTGTGTTGTCCCAT GGGGAGctggagaagcagctgctgcaggccaACCCCATCCTGGAGGCCTTTGGCAACGCCAAGACCGTCAAGAACGACAACTCCTCTAGATTC GGAAAATTCATCAGAATCAACTTCGACGTCAATGGCTACATCGTTGGAGCCAACATAGAAACTT ATCTGCTGGAGAAGTCTCGAGCCATCAGACAAGCTAAAGAGGAGAGGACCTTCCACATCTTCTACTACATGCTGACGGGAGCCGGAGACAAAATGCGAT CTGATTTGTGTCTGGAGGATTACAGCAAGTACCGTTTCCTGTCCAACGGAAAAGTGACCGTCCCGGGGCAGACGGACAAGGAAATGTTGGCCGAAACCATGGAGGCCTTCAACATCATGAGCATCCCTGAAGAGGAAATTAATG GTATGCTGAAGGTGATTTCCGCCGTGCTGCAGCTGGGGAACATGGTGTTCAAGAAGGAGCGAAACTCGGACCAGGCGTCCATGCCTGACGACACCG CTGCCCAGAAAGTCTGCCACCTACTGGGCATCAACGTGACCGACTTCACCAGAGCCATCTTGTCTCCCAGAATCAAG GTCGGTAGGGATTATGTGCAGAAGGCCCAGACCCAGGAGCAGGCAGAGTTCGCCGTTGAGGCGCTGGCCAAAGCTTCGTATGAGAGGATGTTCCGCTGGCTGGTGATCAGGATCAACAAGGCTTTGGACAAGACGAAGAGGCAGGGAGCGTCCTTCATCGGCATCCTGGACATCGCTGGATTTGAGATCTTTGAA CTGAACTCCTTCGAGCAGCTCTGCATCAACTACACCAacgagaagctgcagcagctcttcaACCACACCATGTTCATCCTGGAGCAGGAGGAGTACCAGAGGGAGGGCATCGAGTGGAGCTTCATCGACTTCGGCCTGGACCTGCAGCCCTGCATTGACCTCATAGAAAAACCT AATGGTCCTCCAGGTGTTCTGGCCCTGCTGGACGAAGAGTGCTGGTTCCCTAAAGCCACCGACAAGTCGTTTGTGGAGAAGCTGGCTCAGGAGCAGGGATCTAATCCGAAGTTTGTTAAACCCAAGAAACTCAAAGATGATGCAGATTTCTGCATTATTCACTACGCAGGAAAG GTGGATTACAAGGCAAACGAATGGTTGATGAAAAACATGGACCCCCTGAATGAGTGTGTGGCCACCCTGCTAAACCAGTCCACTGACAAGTTTATTGGGGACCTCTGGAGAGACG TGGACCGCATCGTTGGCCTGGATAAGGTTGCAGGAATGTCCGACTCGGGACCCTTTAAGACGCGTAAAGGCATGTTCCGCACGGTGGGCCAGCTGTACAAGGAGCAGCTGGGGAACCTCATGACCACGCTCAGGAACACCAACCCCAACTTTGTGCGCTGCATCATCCCCAACCACGAGAAGAAG gctgGTAAACTGGACTCTCacctggttctggaccagctGAGTTGTAACGGAGTCTTGGAGGGAATTCGTATCTGCAGACAGGGCTTCCCCAACCGGATCGTCTTCCAGGAGTTCAGACAGAG gtaTGAAATCCTCACTCCAAATGCCATCCCAAAGGGTTTCATGGATGGAAAGCAAGCCTGCGTGCTCATG ATTAAAGCCTTGGAGCTGGACCCCAACCTGTACCGAATCGGCCAAAGTAAAGTGTTCTTCCGAGCTGGAGTCTTGGCTcacctggaggaggagagagacaTGAAGATCACTGATGTGATCATGAGTTTCCAGGCCTGGTGCAGAGGATATGTAGCCCGAAA AGCCTTCGCTAAGCGACAGCAGCAGCTCACTGCCATGAAAGTCATCCAGCGAAACTGTGCAGCTTACCTCAAACTCAGGAACTGGCAGTGGTGGAGGCTTTTCACCAAG GTGAAGCCTCTGCTGCAAGTGTCTcggcaggaggaggagatgctGGCTAAGGAAGAGGAGCTGCTCAAGGTGAAGGAGAAACAAATCCAAGTTGAGGAGCAGCTCAAAGAATTTGAGGCGAAGCAGCAACAG CTGAGTGCAGAGAAGCAGGCCCTGCAGGAGCAGCTGCAGGCAGAGACGGAGCTGTGCGCCGAGGCTGAAGAGATGAGAGCCCGTCTGGCCACCAGGaagcaggagctggaggagatccTGCACGACATGGAGTCccggctggaggaggaggaggagagggtcGTGCAGATGCAAacggagaagaagaagatgcaGCAGAACATCACG GAgttggagcagcagctggatgagGAAGAGGCAGCCAGGCAGAAGCTCCAGATGGAGAAAGTCACCACAGACGccaaactgaagaaaatggaGGAAGACGTCATTCTGCTGGACGACCAGAACAGCAAGCTCAACAAG GAAAAGAAACAGCTTGAGGAGAGGATCTCTGAGTTTACCATCAATCtggctgaggaggaggagaagtcCAAAAGCTTGCAGAAGCTCAAGAATAAACACGAAACCATGATCACTGATTTAGAAG atcgtttgaggaaagaggagaaaatgcGCCAGGACCTGGAGAAAAACCGCCGTAAGCTTGAGGGAGACTCCACCGAGCTCCATGACCAGATCGCAGACCTGCAGGCCCAGATCGCTGAGCTCCGGGCTCAGCTGgcgaagaaggaggaggaactCCTGGCTGCCTTAGCCAG AATCGAGGAGGAGGCTGCGGCAAAGAACACGGCCCAGAAGAAGATCAGGGAGCTGGAGGCGCAGATCTCCGAGCTGCAGGAGGACCTGGAGCTGGAGCGGCAGGCCCGATCCAAGGCCGAGAAACAGCGCCGGGACCTGGGAGAGGAGCTGGAGGCGCTGAAGACGGAGCTGGAGGACACGCTGGACACCACGGCTGCTCACGTGGAGCTCAG GGCCAAGCGCGAGAGTGAAGTTGCTCAGCTGAAGAAGACTCTGGAGGACGAAGCAAAGACTCATGAGCAGCAGATGGCCGACATGAGGCAAAAACACAACCAGGCGTTTGAAGAGCTTAACGAACAATTGGAACAGGCCAAGAGG AACAAGATGTCGATGGAGAAAGCCAAGCAGGCCCTGGAGAGCGAGTGGAACGAGCTGCAGATCGAGCTGAAGAATCTGACCCAAAGCAAAGGCGACTCTGAACACCGACGCAAGAAGGCCGAGGCGCAGGTCCAGGAGCTGCAGATCAAATTTGGAGAAAGTCAGCGACAGAGGCAGGAGCTCGCCGATAAGATGACCAAGATGCAG ACTGAGCTGGACAGCGTCAACGGGCATCTGAGTGCAGCTGAgggcaaaaacatcaaatccaGCAAAGACCTTTCTACTGTGGAGTCTCAGCTGAAGGACACTCAG GAGCTTCTCCAAGAGGAAACCCGACAGAAACTCTCCCTCACCTCCCGCCTGAAGCAGATGGAGGACGAGCAGAATAACCTGCGGGAGatgctggaggaagaggaggagagcaaGAAGAATGTGGAGAGGCAGGTCGCCTCTCTGCAGACCCAG cTGGCCGAGATGAAGAAGAAGGTGGAACATGAGGCCGTGTCGCTGGAGGGAGCTGAGGAAGGCCGCAAGAAGCTCCAGAGGGAGATGGACAACATCgttcagcagctggaggagaagacGTCCACCTACGACAAACTGGACAAGACGAAGACCCGtctgcagcaggagctggaCGATCTGCTGGTGGACCAGGACCATCTGAGGCAGATCGTCTCCAACctggagaagaagcagaagaagtttGACCAG ATGTTGGCAGAGGAGAAGGCCATCTCCACTCGGTACGCAGAGGAGCGCGACAAAGCCGAGGCGGAAGCCAGGGAGAAAGAGACGCGCGCGCTCAACCTGGCCCGCGAGCTCGAGACCATGATGGGCCTGAAGGACGAGCTGGACCGTGCCAACAAGCTGCTGAAAGCCGAAATGGAGGACCTGGTCTCCTCTAAGGACGATGTGGGCAAGAAC GTCCATGAGCTGGAGAAGTCGAAACGCGCcatggagcagcagctggaggagatgaagcttcagctggaggagctggaggacgaGCTGCAGCTCACAGAGGACGCCAAACTGCGTCTGGAGGTCAACATGCAGGCCATGAAGGCCCAGTTTGAACGAGACCTGCAGGGCAGAGACGAGcagggagaggagaggaggaagcaACTCGCCAAGCAG GTGCGTGAGATGGAGGTGGAGCTGGAGGACGAACGCAGGCAGCGCACCCAGGCTCTCTCTGCCAAGAAGAAACTCGAGCTGGACCTGGCGGACCTGGAAGCTCAGATCGACCAGGCGAACAAAGGACGCGATGACGCTCTGAAGCAGCTGAAGAAGCTCCAG GCCCAGGTGAAAGATCTGCTGAGGGAGTTGGAGGAACTCCGTCTGGCCAGAGACGAGGCCGTCAACCAGACCAAAGAGACTGAGAGGAAGCTGAAGGCCATGGAAGCCGACGCCCTGCGCTTCCAGGAG GAGCTGGGAACAGCTGACCGACTGAAGAAGCAGCTTCAGACTGAGAGGGACGAACTCCAGGATGAGGtcaacagcagcaacacaaagaa TTCTTTGCTGACGGATGAGAAGAGGAGGCTGGAAACTCGCATTgctcagctggaggaggaactGGAAGAAGAACATCTGAACACCGAGATGGTTAATGATCGTGTGAAGAGAATGACGATGCAG ACCGATCAGCTGACCACAGAGCTGACTTCGGAGCGCAGCAACTCCCAGCAGCTAGAGGGCGCTCGCTCCCAGCTCGACCGCCAGAACAAGGAGCTgaagcagaagctgcaggagctggaggTCACCATCAAGTCAAAGTACAAGTCCTCCATCACCTCACTGGAGGCCAGGATCGCtcagctggaggagcagctggatgTGGAGTCCAA GGAGCGTCAGCAGGCCTCCAGGCTGGTCAGGAGGACGGAGAA
- the LOC103467636 gene encoding myosin-9-like isoform X2, whose protein sequence is MTDADKFLYGDRSGINDPLAQADWASKKLVWVPSEKQGYEAGSLKEEKGDECVVELSDSGKKVKVNKDDIQKMNPPKFSKVEDMAELTCLNEASVLHNLKERYYSGLIYTYSGLFCVVINPYKNLPIYSEEIVNMYKGKKRHEMPPHIYAITDTAYRSMMQDREDQSILCTGESGAGKTENTKKVIQYLAHVASSSKFKKDQGELEKQLLQANPILEAFGNAKTVKNDNSSRFGKFIRINFDVNGYIVGANIETYLLEKSRAIRQAKEERTFHIFYYMLTGAGDKMRSDLCLEDYSKYRFLSNGKVTVPGQTDKEMLAETMEAFNIMSIPEEEINGMLKVISAVLQLGNMVFKKERNSDQASMPDDTAAQKVCHLLGINVTDFTRAILSPRIKVGRDYVQKAQTQEQAEFAVEALAKASYERMFRWLVIRINKALDKTKRQGASFIGILDIAGFEIFELNSFEQLCINYTNEKLQQLFNHTMFILEQEEYQREGIEWSFIDFGLDLQPCIDLIEKPNGPPGVLALLDEECWFPKATDKSFVEKLAQEQGSNPKFVKPKKLKDDADFCIIHYAGKVDYKANEWLMKNMDPLNECVATLLNQSTDKFIGDLWRDVDRIVGLDKVAGMSDSGPFKTRKGMFRTVGQLYKEQLGNLMTTLRNTNPNFVRCIIPNHEKKAGKLDSHLVLDQLSCNGVLEGIRICRQGFPNRIVFQEFRQRYEILTPNAIPKGFMDGKQACVLMIKALELDPNLYRIGQSKVFFRAGVLAHLEEERDMKITDVIMSFQAWCRGYVARKAFAKRQQQLTAMKVIQRNCAAYLKLRNWQWWRLFTKVKPLLQVSRQEEEMLAKEEELLKVKEKQIQVEEQLKEFEAKQQQLSAEKQALQEQLQAETELCAEAEEMRARLATRKQELEEILHDMESRLEEEEERVVQMQTEKKKMQQNITELEQQLDEEEAARQKLQMEKVTTDAKLKKMEEDVILLDDQNSKLNKEKKQLEERISEFTINLAEEEEKSKSLQKLKNKHETMITDLEDRLRKEEKMRQDLEKNRRKLEGDSTELHDQIADLQAQIAELRAQLAKKEEELLAALARIEEEAAAKNTAQKKIRELEAQISELQEDLELERQARSKAEKQRRDLGEELEALKTELEDTLDTTAAHVELRAKRESEVAQLKKTLEDEAKTHEQQMADMRQKHNQAFEELNEQLEQAKRNKMSMEKAKQALESEWNELQIELKNLTQSKGDSEHRRKKAEAQVQELQIKFGESQRQRQELADKMTKMQTELDSVNGHLSAAEGKNIKSSKDLSTVESQLKDTQELLQEETRQKLSLTSRLKQMEDEQNNLREMLEEEEESKKNVERQVASLQTQLAEMKKKVEHEAVSLEGAEEGRKKLQREMDNIVQQLEEKTSTYDKLDKTKTRLQQELDDLLVDQDHLRQIVSNLEKKQKKFDQMLAEEKAISTRYAEERDKAEAEAREKETRALNLARELETMMGLKDELDRANKLLKAEMEDLVSSKDDVGKNVHELEKSKRAMEQQLEEMKLQLEELEDELQLTEDAKLRLEVNMQAMKAQFERDLQGRDEQGEERRKQLAKQVREMEVELEDERRQRTQALSAKKKLELDLADLEAQIDQANKGRDDALKQLKKLQAQVKDLLRELEELRLARDEAVNQTKETERKLKAMEADALRFQEELGTADRLKKQLQTERDELQDEVNSSNTKNSLLTDEKRRLETRIAQLEEELEEEHLNTEMVNDRVKRMTMQTDQLTTELTSERSNSQQLEGARSQLDRQNKELKQKLQELEVTIKSKYKSSITSLEARIAQLEEQLDVESKERQQASRLVRRTEKKLKEVMLQVDDERRNTDQFKDQVDKTNSRMRQLKRQLEETEEELTKANVYRRKLQRDLEDATESADLMNREVSTLKSKLRRGDLPFNMRVGLTRTTHDTDDDVEASADVTEPAAE, encoded by the exons ATGACGGACGCAGACAAGTTCCTGTACGGGGACCGGAGCGGCATCAACGACCCGCTGGCCCAGGCCGACTGGGCCTCCAAGAAGCTGGTGTGGGTCCCCAGCGAGAAGCAGGGATATGAGGCCGGGTCGCTGAAGGAGGAGAAGGGCGACGAGTGCGTGGTGGAGCTGTCCGACTCCGGCAAGAAG GTGAAAGTGAACAAGGACGACATCCAGAAAATGAATCCGCCCAAGTTCAGCAAGGTGGAGGACATGGCGGAGCTCACCTGCCTGAACGAGGCCTCCGTCCTGCACAACCTCAAGGAGAGATACTACTCCGGACTCATCTAC ACATACTCGGGTCTCTTCTGTGTGGTGATCAACCCGTACAAGAACCTGCCCATCTACAGCGAGGAGATCGTCAACATGTACAAGGGCAAGAAGAGGCACGAGATGCCGCCGCACATCTACGCCATCACCGACACGGCCTACCGGAGCATGATGCAGG ATCGAGAGGATCAGTCCATCCTTTGCAC tggCGAGTCGGGAGCTGGGAAAACGGAGAATACAAAGAAGGTCATTCAGTATCTTGCTCATGTCGCTTCATCCTCAAAGTTCAAGAAGGACCAG GGGGAGctggagaagcagctgctgcaggccaACCCCATCCTGGAGGCCTTTGGCAACGCCAAGACCGTCAAGAACGACAACTCCTCTAGATTC GGAAAATTCATCAGAATCAACTTCGACGTCAATGGCTACATCGTTGGAGCCAACATAGAAACTT ATCTGCTGGAGAAGTCTCGAGCCATCAGACAAGCTAAAGAGGAGAGGACCTTCCACATCTTCTACTACATGCTGACGGGAGCCGGAGACAAAATGCGAT CTGATTTGTGTCTGGAGGATTACAGCAAGTACCGTTTCCTGTCCAACGGAAAAGTGACCGTCCCGGGGCAGACGGACAAGGAAATGTTGGCCGAAACCATGGAGGCCTTCAACATCATGAGCATCCCTGAAGAGGAAATTAATG GTATGCTGAAGGTGATTTCCGCCGTGCTGCAGCTGGGGAACATGGTGTTCAAGAAGGAGCGAAACTCGGACCAGGCGTCCATGCCTGACGACACCG CTGCCCAGAAAGTCTGCCACCTACTGGGCATCAACGTGACCGACTTCACCAGAGCCATCTTGTCTCCCAGAATCAAG GTCGGTAGGGATTATGTGCAGAAGGCCCAGACCCAGGAGCAGGCAGAGTTCGCCGTTGAGGCGCTGGCCAAAGCTTCGTATGAGAGGATGTTCCGCTGGCTGGTGATCAGGATCAACAAGGCTTTGGACAAGACGAAGAGGCAGGGAGCGTCCTTCATCGGCATCCTGGACATCGCTGGATTTGAGATCTTTGAA CTGAACTCCTTCGAGCAGCTCTGCATCAACTACACCAacgagaagctgcagcagctcttcaACCACACCATGTTCATCCTGGAGCAGGAGGAGTACCAGAGGGAGGGCATCGAGTGGAGCTTCATCGACTTCGGCCTGGACCTGCAGCCCTGCATTGACCTCATAGAAAAACCT AATGGTCCTCCAGGTGTTCTGGCCCTGCTGGACGAAGAGTGCTGGTTCCCTAAAGCCACCGACAAGTCGTTTGTGGAGAAGCTGGCTCAGGAGCAGGGATCTAATCCGAAGTTTGTTAAACCCAAGAAACTCAAAGATGATGCAGATTTCTGCATTATTCACTACGCAGGAAAG GTGGATTACAAGGCAAACGAATGGTTGATGAAAAACATGGACCCCCTGAATGAGTGTGTGGCCACCCTGCTAAACCAGTCCACTGACAAGTTTATTGGGGACCTCTGGAGAGACG TGGACCGCATCGTTGGCCTGGATAAGGTTGCAGGAATGTCCGACTCGGGACCCTTTAAGACGCGTAAAGGCATGTTCCGCACGGTGGGCCAGCTGTACAAGGAGCAGCTGGGGAACCTCATGACCACGCTCAGGAACACCAACCCCAACTTTGTGCGCTGCATCATCCCCAACCACGAGAAGAAG gctgGTAAACTGGACTCTCacctggttctggaccagctGAGTTGTAACGGAGTCTTGGAGGGAATTCGTATCTGCAGACAGGGCTTCCCCAACCGGATCGTCTTCCAGGAGTTCAGACAGAG gtaTGAAATCCTCACTCCAAATGCCATCCCAAAGGGTTTCATGGATGGAAAGCAAGCCTGCGTGCTCATG ATTAAAGCCTTGGAGCTGGACCCCAACCTGTACCGAATCGGCCAAAGTAAAGTGTTCTTCCGAGCTGGAGTCTTGGCTcacctggaggaggagagagacaTGAAGATCACTGATGTGATCATGAGTTTCCAGGCCTGGTGCAGAGGATATGTAGCCCGAAA AGCCTTCGCTAAGCGACAGCAGCAGCTCACTGCCATGAAAGTCATCCAGCGAAACTGTGCAGCTTACCTCAAACTCAGGAACTGGCAGTGGTGGAGGCTTTTCACCAAG GTGAAGCCTCTGCTGCAAGTGTCTcggcaggaggaggagatgctGGCTAAGGAAGAGGAGCTGCTCAAGGTGAAGGAGAAACAAATCCAAGTTGAGGAGCAGCTCAAAGAATTTGAGGCGAAGCAGCAACAG CTGAGTGCAGAGAAGCAGGCCCTGCAGGAGCAGCTGCAGGCAGAGACGGAGCTGTGCGCCGAGGCTGAAGAGATGAGAGCCCGTCTGGCCACCAGGaagcaggagctggaggagatccTGCACGACATGGAGTCccggctggaggaggaggaggagagggtcGTGCAGATGCAAacggagaagaagaagatgcaGCAGAACATCACG GAgttggagcagcagctggatgagGAAGAGGCAGCCAGGCAGAAGCTCCAGATGGAGAAAGTCACCACAGACGccaaactgaagaaaatggaGGAAGACGTCATTCTGCTGGACGACCAGAACAGCAAGCTCAACAAG GAAAAGAAACAGCTTGAGGAGAGGATCTCTGAGTTTACCATCAATCtggctgaggaggaggagaagtcCAAAAGCTTGCAGAAGCTCAAGAATAAACACGAAACCATGATCACTGATTTAGAAG atcgtttgaggaaagaggagaaaatgcGCCAGGACCTGGAGAAAAACCGCCGTAAGCTTGAGGGAGACTCCACCGAGCTCCATGACCAGATCGCAGACCTGCAGGCCCAGATCGCTGAGCTCCGGGCTCAGCTGgcgaagaaggaggaggaactCCTGGCTGCCTTAGCCAG AATCGAGGAGGAGGCTGCGGCAAAGAACACGGCCCAGAAGAAGATCAGGGAGCTGGAGGCGCAGATCTCCGAGCTGCAGGAGGACCTGGAGCTGGAGCGGCAGGCCCGATCCAAGGCCGAGAAACAGCGCCGGGACCTGGGAGAGGAGCTGGAGGCGCTGAAGACGGAGCTGGAGGACACGCTGGACACCACGGCTGCTCACGTGGAGCTCAG GGCCAAGCGCGAGAGTGAAGTTGCTCAGCTGAAGAAGACTCTGGAGGACGAAGCAAAGACTCATGAGCAGCAGATGGCCGACATGAGGCAAAAACACAACCAGGCGTTTGAAGAGCTTAACGAACAATTGGAACAGGCCAAGAGG AACAAGATGTCGATGGAGAAAGCCAAGCAGGCCCTGGAGAGCGAGTGGAACGAGCTGCAGATCGAGCTGAAGAATCTGACCCAAAGCAAAGGCGACTCTGAACACCGACGCAAGAAGGCCGAGGCGCAGGTCCAGGAGCTGCAGATCAAATTTGGAGAAAGTCAGCGACAGAGGCAGGAGCTCGCCGATAAGATGACCAAGATGCAG ACTGAGCTGGACAGCGTCAACGGGCATCTGAGTGCAGCTGAgggcaaaaacatcaaatccaGCAAAGACCTTTCTACTGTGGAGTCTCAGCTGAAGGACACTCAG GAGCTTCTCCAAGAGGAAACCCGACAGAAACTCTCCCTCACCTCCCGCCTGAAGCAGATGGAGGACGAGCAGAATAACCTGCGGGAGatgctggaggaagaggaggagagcaaGAAGAATGTGGAGAGGCAGGTCGCCTCTCTGCAGACCCAG cTGGCCGAGATGAAGAAGAAGGTGGAACATGAGGCCGTGTCGCTGGAGGGAGCTGAGGAAGGCCGCAAGAAGCTCCAGAGGGAGATGGACAACATCgttcagcagctggaggagaagacGTCCACCTACGACAAACTGGACAAGACGAAGACCCGtctgcagcaggagctggaCGATCTGCTGGTGGACCAGGACCATCTGAGGCAGATCGTCTCCAACctggagaagaagcagaagaagtttGACCAG ATGTTGGCAGAGGAGAAGGCCATCTCCACTCGGTACGCAGAGGAGCGCGACAAAGCCGAGGCGGAAGCCAGGGAGAAAGAGACGCGCGCGCTCAACCTGGCCCGCGAGCTCGAGACCATGATGGGCCTGAAGGACGAGCTGGACCGTGCCAACAAGCTGCTGAAAGCCGAAATGGAGGACCTGGTCTCCTCTAAGGACGATGTGGGCAAGAAC GTCCATGAGCTGGAGAAGTCGAAACGCGCcatggagcagcagctggaggagatgaagcttcagctggaggagctggaggacgaGCTGCAGCTCACAGAGGACGCCAAACTGCGTCTGGAGGTCAACATGCAGGCCATGAAGGCCCAGTTTGAACGAGACCTGCAGGGCAGAGACGAGcagggagaggagaggaggaagcaACTCGCCAAGCAG GTGCGTGAGATGGAGGTGGAGCTGGAGGACGAACGCAGGCAGCGCACCCAGGCTCTCTCTGCCAAGAAGAAACTCGAGCTGGACCTGGCGGACCTGGAAGCTCAGATCGACCAGGCGAACAAAGGACGCGATGACGCTCTGAAGCAGCTGAAGAAGCTCCAG GCCCAGGTGAAAGATCTGCTGAGGGAGTTGGAGGAACTCCGTCTGGCCAGAGACGAGGCCGTCAACCAGACCAAAGAGACTGAGAGGAAGCTGAAGGCCATGGAAGCCGACGCCCTGCGCTTCCAGGAG GAGCTGGGAACAGCTGACCGACTGAAGAAGCAGCTTCAGACTGAGAGGGACGAACTCCAGGATGAGGtcaacagcagcaacacaaagaa TTCTTTGCTGACGGATGAGAAGAGGAGGCTGGAAACTCGCATTgctcagctggaggaggaactGGAAGAAGAACATCTGAACACCGAGATGGTTAATGATCGTGTGAAGAGAATGACGATGCAG ACCGATCAGCTGACCACAGAGCTGACTTCGGAGCGCAGCAACTCCCAGCAGCTAGAGGGCGCTCGCTCCCAGCTCGACCGCCAGAACAAGGAGCTgaagcagaagctgcaggagctggaggTCACCATCAAGTCAAAGTACAAGTCCTCCATCACCTCACTGGAGGCCAGGATCGCtcagctggaggagcagctggatgTGGAGTCCAA GGAGCGTCAGCAGGCCTCCAGGCTGGTCAGGAGGACGGAGAA